GGTTTTGCCATACACTTTTTCTTGACAAAAGTAACCTCCTAGGCAGAGTGAGCTCTACAGAGGCCTGTAGCGAACTGGAAGCGAAAAAGAATTAAGGCACTAAAAGGGGGCGCAGCTATCCATCCCCTCACAGCATGTCCAACGTGCGCCATAGAGGCAGCAACGCAAAATAAACACGGGTTCTACCATGAGCTGGGGGTGTTGCCTGAAGTATGCGCGTGAGGCGTGGCTCCGGAGCGTTAACAGTTTGTAAGTGGATTTGTCGATATCGAATCATGTCTCTTTCAGTGATCCGATAAAGCGCTGAATGGTCGATTCTTTGAAGAGGGTTTTCTTGCCTATCTTGACAGACCGCAGACTTCCGCCCTTTATGAGGAGATACAGTTTCGCCCTCGATATCTTTAGCAGGTTGCATGTTTCCTTTACCGTATATAGCCTATCCATAGCCAAATATATACATGATCGTCTACCATTGTCAATATATGTCGTTTTGGCCTTGACATTTGGGCAGCTGTAGACTATTATATACATAAGTGGACGAAAAGCGAGTAGAGGGGAATCACATTAACGCCATCGG
Above is a window of Syntrophorhabdales bacterium DNA encoding:
- a CDS encoding helix-turn-helix domain-containing protein, producing MDRLYTVKETCNLLKISRAKLYLLIKGGSLRSVKIGKKTLFKESTIQRFIGSLKET